A portion of the Acidisoma sp. PAMC 29798 genome contains these proteins:
- a CDS encoding AraC family transcriptional regulator, with translation MLADRIANGLSARFKIPPPPTIAAKLVGNTQIAFSRFRNLEPRRESSAPPEREDAFVFCASLTATRFSRVSLAGRVQSVLQSPQEAYLFDMTSKTEISLDGTFDNIRFHIPQAAIDQMAYEKGIRRIGGLHSKVFGQHDAILYSLARTILPAIENSSEVTTAFVEYIGLATFDHVVYTYGGTPRGNRVSGGLSPWQLRRVCDFIEANLAGDPSIIVMAAECGISMSYFARAFRTSLGMTPHQWILHRRVARAKTLIQDTTLTLVEIALLCGFADQSHLGRQFLRQTGATPAQWRRERRSGA, from the coding sequence CCACCACCCACCATCGCCGCGAAGCTGGTGGGAAACACGCAAATTGCATTTTCCCGCTTCAGAAATTTGGAGCCGAGACGCGAAAGTTCCGCGCCACCCGAGCGCGAGGACGCGTTTGTATTCTGCGCGTCTTTAACGGCCACGCGGTTCTCACGTGTGTCCCTTGCCGGACGGGTTCAGTCGGTGCTGCAATCCCCGCAGGAGGCGTATCTCTTCGATATGACGTCGAAGACCGAGATCAGTCTTGACGGCACATTCGATAATATTCGGTTCCACATCCCTCAGGCCGCCATCGATCAAATGGCCTATGAAAAGGGTATCCGCCGCATCGGCGGCTTGCATTCCAAAGTTTTTGGACAGCACGATGCCATTCTCTATAGCTTGGCCCGCACCATCCTTCCCGCCATCGAAAATTCTTCCGAGGTCACCACGGCCTTCGTCGAGTATATCGGCCTCGCGACCTTCGACCACGTCGTCTATACATATGGCGGCACTCCGCGCGGGAATCGCGTTTCAGGCGGCTTGAGCCCCTGGCAACTCCGGCGCGTCTGCGACTTCATTGAAGCCAATCTGGCCGGCGATCCATCCATTATTGTCATGGCGGCGGAGTGCGGCATCTCGATGAGCTATTTTGCACGGGCGTTCCGCACGTCCCTTGGGATGACGCCGCATCAGTGGATCCTCCACCGACGGGTCGCGCGCGCGAAGACGCTCATACAGGATACGACCCTGACCCTGGTTGAAATCGCACTGCTGTGTGGATTTGCAGATCAAAGCCATCTCGGCCGCCAATTTTTGCGGCAAACCGGGGCGACCCCGGCGCAGTGGCGTCGCGAGCGACGCTCGGGCGCCTAA
- a CDS encoding glutathione peroxidase: protein MPKTAPNTAYDFTLTTLAGVPYPLGALRGHPLLIVNTASQCGFTPQYAGLEALSGRAPAGLVVIGVPSNDFGNQEPGDAAAIGEFCQRNYGVSFPVMAKAHVKGPDAHPLFRWLAAEGGFLSRPRWNFYKYLIGPDGRLADWFASLTKPESDKIAKAIATLKPGA from the coding sequence ATGCCCAAGACGGCGCCCAATACCGCCTATGATTTCACGCTGACGACCCTGGCTGGCGTGCCCTATCCCCTGGGCGCGTTGCGGGGGCACCCGCTTCTGATCGTCAACACGGCGTCCCAATGCGGGTTCACGCCGCAATATGCCGGGCTGGAGGCGCTGTCAGGGCGCGCGCCCGCGGGCCTCGTCGTCATCGGGGTGCCGAGCAATGACTTCGGCAACCAGGAGCCGGGGGATGCGGCGGCGATCGGGGAATTCTGCCAGCGCAATTACGGTGTGAGCTTTCCGGTCATGGCCAAGGCTCATGTGAAGGGGCCGGACGCCCATCCGCTGTTTCGCTGGCTGGCGGCGGAAGGCGGGTTTCTCTCCCGCCCCCGTTGGAACTTCTACAAATACCTGATCGGGCCGGATGGCCGGCTCGCCGATTGGTTCGCGAGCCTGACCAAGCCCGAGTCCGACAAGATCGCCAAGGCGATCGCGACGCTGAAGCCGGGTGCTTAG
- a CDS encoding tetratricopeptide repeat protein produces MVDIFDEVDEDLRAERVARFARRYAVALLGLVVLVVIAVAAWQAWTWHRAQQNARAGSAFLAVLDSAGRQGSASQRQTIAASFAKVAATSPAGYATLARLNEASLLAESGQRPQADAIWQPLMDNAGINPVLRQVAVMGWASHELDTAEPSLIQARLGPLSADDSPWRPLALQYLALLDLRLGHRAEAITALQSVANDASTPADMRSTASALMQALGAPAPQG; encoded by the coding sequence GTGGTCGATATCTTCGACGAGGTCGATGAAGATCTGAGGGCAGAACGCGTTGCGCGTTTCGCGCGTCGCTATGCCGTGGCGCTTCTGGGCCTTGTGGTTCTCGTGGTGATCGCCGTGGCGGCCTGGCAGGCCTGGACCTGGCACCGGGCGCAACAGAATGCCCGCGCCGGCTCCGCATTCCTGGCCGTGCTCGACAGCGCGGGCCGCCAGGGTTCGGCCAGCCAAAGGCAAACCATTGCCGCGAGTTTTGCGAAGGTCGCGGCGACATCGCCCGCCGGCTACGCCACCCTCGCCCGCCTGAATGAAGCGAGCCTTCTCGCCGAATCGGGCCAGCGTCCCCAAGCGGATGCGATTTGGCAGCCGCTGATGGATAATGCCGGGATCAACCCGGTGCTGCGCCAGGTCGCGGTCATGGGCTGGGCCTCGCATGAACTCGACACCGCCGAGCCATCGCTGATCCAGGCCCGCCTCGGGCCGCTCTCGGCCGATGACAGCCCCTGGCGTCCCCTCGCCTTACAATACCTTGCCTTGCTGGACCTGCGACTGGGCCACCGTGCGGAAGCCATCACCGCTTTGCAATCGGTCGCCAATGATGCCTCGACACCCGCCGACATGCGCAGCACCGCCAGCGCGCTCATGCAGGCGCTGGGTGCCCCGGCACCACAAGGATGA
- a CDS encoding PQQ-like beta-propeller repeat protein — protein sequence MNRLFRPKTGLSVTGNADSLRLTRRAALGLPLALAGCGFIGNDQLPPLPGKRIDVMQSTSALAVDPSMTGAVGLPPATSGTDWAQQGSNAAHSPGHPAYSGSLNQIWSADIGQGTAYRQRIPCPPIVAEGAVYTMSARGDVRAFALADGGLIWHSSIRPKGSRSTDIGGGISYDSGRIYAATGLGEILCFAAKDGAILYRQPLGAPARSAPTIAGKHMYLCLIDSSIIGLDTATGKTLWSHQATVAQTNVLGLPSPAVSGNIVVGGFGSGDLLALDATSGEVLWSDNLGATGTGLSQLSAIVGLPVIDQGRVFVGSLGGISLCMDLPTGRRLWEKDFATDQTPAVAGDWVFETSTDQLLGAISADSGSVRWVRQLPAFKNVKKSNGQIYWWGPVLAGNSLLLAGTNKSLISVDVGTGAITNAVRLPTPAAVTPVVAQGKVFVTVASGALLAFE from the coding sequence ATGAATCGCCTTTTTCGCCCGAAGACAGGTCTTTCCGTCACCGGGAACGCCGATAGCCTGCGCCTGACCCGCCGCGCCGCCCTCGGCCTGCCTTTAGCGCTCGCCGGATGCGGCTTCATCGGCAACGACCAACTGCCGCCGCTGCCGGGCAAGCGGATCGACGTGATGCAATCGACAAGCGCCCTGGCCGTGGACCCCAGCATGACAGGAGCGGTCGGGCTTCCGCCCGCAACCTCGGGCACCGATTGGGCGCAGCAGGGCAGCAACGCGGCCCATAGCCCTGGGCATCCCGCCTATAGCGGATCGCTCAATCAGATTTGGTCCGCCGACATCGGCCAGGGCACGGCCTATCGCCAGCGCATTCCCTGCCCGCCCATCGTGGCCGAGGGCGCCGTTTATACCATGAGCGCGCGCGGCGACGTGCGCGCCTTCGCCCTCGCCGATGGCGGCCTCATCTGGCATTCCTCCATTCGCCCCAAGGGGTCCCGCAGCACCGATATCGGCGGCGGCATCAGCTATGATAGTGGCCGCATCTATGCCGCGACCGGCCTGGGCGAAATCCTGTGCTTCGCCGCCAAAGACGGTGCCATCCTCTATCGCCAGCCGCTCGGCGCACCGGCGCGCAGTGCGCCGACCATCGCCGGCAAGCACATGTATCTGTGCCTGATCGACAGCTCGATCATTGGCCTGGACACCGCGACGGGCAAAACGCTCTGGAGCCATCAGGCGACGGTCGCGCAGACCAATGTGCTCGGCCTGCCGTCACCCGCCGTGTCCGGCAATATCGTCGTCGGCGGCTTTGGCTCGGGCGATCTGCTCGCGCTCGATGCCACATCTGGCGAGGTTTTGTGGTCGGACAATCTGGGCGCGACCGGTACCGGCCTGTCCCAGCTTTCGGCCATCGTCGGCCTGCCCGTGATCGACCAGGGGCGCGTGTTCGTGGGCAGCCTGGGCGGCATTTCGCTCTGCATGGATCTGCCGACCGGGCGGCGCTTGTGGGAGAAGGATTTCGCCACCGACCAGACTCCGGCGGTGGCCGGCGATTGGGTGTTCGAGACGAGCACGGACCAGTTGCTGGGCGCCATCTCGGCGGATTCAGGCTCGGTCCGCTGGGTGCGCCAGCTTCCGGCCTTCAAAAACGTGAAGAAATCCAACGGACAGATCTATTGGTGGGGTCCTGTGCTCGCCGGCAATTCGCTCTTGCTGGCAGGCACGAACAAAAGCCTCATTAGCGTCGATGTTGGCACGGGCGCCATTACCAACGCCGTGAGACTGCCGACGCCGGCGGCAGTTACCCCGGTCGTCGCCCAAGGCAAGGTTTTCGTGACGGTTGCGAGCGGGGCGCTGCTCGCCTTCGAGTAG